A section of the Triticum dicoccoides isolate Atlit2015 ecotype Zavitan chromosome 7A, WEW_v2.0, whole genome shotgun sequence genome encodes:
- the LOC119332111 gene encoding actin-binding protein isoform X1 encodes MPRRRPRAGEKRMDAAIDHFAEMGYRKADVRRVVNKLLKDVYGKDGWPLLEDSCYSVVQEALFELEEQEKLQQQQNEDDDGDDEGEEAHLEPQQEEVEEEAPQQEVAIKEEPSEEFVPIAMVVPPSEAVVAVEQTEEAEKAPLLIDPPSPRAASPDPLATGTKRKRPPCYGWISESESDSDYEEYVARRQQRVQVPAK; translated from the exons ATGCCCCGGCGGCGGCCGAGGGCCGGGGAGAAGCGGATGGACGCCGCGATCGACCACTTCGCCGAGATGGGATACCGCAAAGCCGACGTCCGCCGCGTCGTCAACAAGCTCCTCAAg GATGTGTATGGGAAGGATGGGTGGCCGTTGCTGGAGGACAGTTGTTACTCCGTAGTGCAAGAAGCGCTCTTTGAGTTGGAGGAGCAGGAGAAGTTGCAGCAGCAGcagaatgaggatgatgatggtgacgatgagGGGGAGGAAGCTCATCTG GAGCCGCagcaggaggaggtggaggaggaggctccG CAGCAAGAAGTAGCAATAAAGGAGGAACCGTCAGAAGAGTTCGTTCCCATTGCGATGGTTGTACCACCATCTGAGGCTGTGGTAGCAGTTGAGCAGACGGAGGAAGCGGAAAAGGCCCCCCTGCTCATCGACCCACCTTCTCCCAGAGCTGCGTCGCCAGATCCGTTAGCTACAGGAACTAAGCGCAAAAGGCCCCCCTGCTACGGATGGATCTCTGAGTCTGAGAGTGACTCGGACTATGAGGAATATGTTGCACGTCGACAGCAGCGGGTGCAGGTCCCGGCCAAGTAG
- the LOC119332111 gene encoding uncharacterized protein LOC119332111 isoform X2, with amino-acid sequence MPRRRPRAGEKRMDAAIDHFAEMGYRKADVRRVVNKLLKDVYGKDGWPLLEDSCYSVVQEALFELEEQEKLQQQQNEDDDGDDEGEEAHLEPQQEEVEEEAPQEVAIKEEPSEEFVPIAMVVPPSEAVVAVEQTEEAEKAPLLIDPPSPRAASPDPLATGTKRKRPPCYGWISESESDSDYEEYVARRQQRVQVPAK; translated from the exons ATGCCCCGGCGGCGGCCGAGGGCCGGGGAGAAGCGGATGGACGCCGCGATCGACCACTTCGCCGAGATGGGATACCGCAAAGCCGACGTCCGCCGCGTCGTCAACAAGCTCCTCAAg GATGTGTATGGGAAGGATGGGTGGCCGTTGCTGGAGGACAGTTGTTACTCCGTAGTGCAAGAAGCGCTCTTTGAGTTGGAGGAGCAGGAGAAGTTGCAGCAGCAGcagaatgaggatgatgatggtgacgatgagGGGGAGGAAGCTCATCTG GAGCCGCagcaggaggaggtggaggaggaggctccG CAAGAAGTAGCAATAAAGGAGGAACCGTCAGAAGAGTTCGTTCCCATTGCGATGGTTGTACCACCATCTGAGGCTGTGGTAGCAGTTGAGCAGACGGAGGAAGCGGAAAAGGCCCCCCTGCTCATCGACCCACCTTCTCCCAGAGCTGCGTCGCCAGATCCGTTAGCTACAGGAACTAAGCGCAAAAGGCCCCCCTGCTACGGATGGATCTCTGAGTCTGAGAGTGACTCGGACTATGAGGAATATGTTGCACGTCGACAGCAGCGGGTGCAGGTCCCGGCCAAGTAG